GCACTTGCCCATGGCGATGACGGCGAGGCGGCACCGCGCGGCGTCGTCGGGCGCCGCCGCCCGCGCGATGCCCAGCGCCGCGCGGAGGGTCGCCGTCGCCAGGTCGGCCAGCTCGGCGGCGGTCTCGGCGACGTCCGTGGTGCCGCACACGTCACGTGCCGCTATGGCCAGCAGGCAGCGTCGGTACGCGACGCGCAGCGACACCGGGTCGGTGGCGTCCGCCAGGTCCCGCTCGAACTCGGCGACGCCCGGGTGGAGGTCGGCCGGCTCGTACGTGACGAGGGCCCGCCAGTCCAGGGGGTGGCGCGCCAGGTGGTCGCCGAGCGCCTCGGATGCGCCGAGCACCCGGAGCAGCCGGTCCCGCAGCGGCTTCGCGGCGACCAGTGTGGACAGCAGCTCCTGCGCCCCGCCCGGCTGCGCCTCGGCGAGCCGGACCAGCCCGCGCAGGGCCAGGTCGGGGTCGGCGGTCGCGCCGAGGGCGTCCAGGAGGACCGGGTCGGAGCGGACCGGGGCCAGGGCCGGCACGTCGAGCAGCCGCTCGGCGGCGGACGCGTCGATGAAGCCGTGCCGCAGCAGCCGCGTGAAGGTACTGCTCCTACGCCCCGGCGCCGTCGTCATGTCGGCCACTCCCTCCGCTCGCACCACGCTCCGGTCGAGCCTATCGGCCCACGTCACGCGCGCTACGTGGACGGCGGTACGCCGGGGTGGTGGGGGCGGGACGCGGGGCGGCGGGCCGAGGTCGTGAGCGGCGGAGCGGGGCGGTGGGCCGGGGTGGTGGGCGGCGGGGCGGTGGGCCCCGGTCCGTGAGCCGCGGGCCGCGGGGGTCGCGGGCGGTGAGGGCGGCGGGCGGCGGTCCGCGAGGGGGACCGCCGGGGACGGCGGGCCGCAGGGGGCGCCCGGGAGCGCCCGCCGGGGGCCGTGGCCGGTGGGCGCGGGCGTGAGGCAGCGCACACCGGCCGGGATGAACCGCTTGCCCGCATTCCCCCTCTTCTCCCCCGGTTCCCTCCTCGACCTCCCGAAAGGCACCAGCGTGTCGCGTCCCGTCCGCCTCCTCCCCCGCCGGGCCGCCCTGGCCGCCGGCTCCCTGGCCGTCCTGGCCGGGGTCACGTCCGGGGCGCTGCTGCTGGCGGGCGGCGCCTCGACCGCGTCGGACGTCCCGAGCCGGGGCGTACCGGAGGAGGTGGCGGTCAAGCCGGTCCGGACGGACGGCGGCGCGGTGATGCAGATCGTGTCCCACCCCGACGACGACCTGTTCTTCATGAACCCCGACACCGCCCGCACCATCGCCGCCAGCCGCAGCCTCACCTCCGTGTACCTGACCGCCGGCGAGTCCGACGGCCGCAACGCCCGTCGCCAGGACCCGCAGCCGCCCGCCGACAAGGCGGCGTACGCGGAGGCCCGGCAGAACGGCATCCGCGCGGCGTACGCGGAGATGGCCACCGGCAACCGCACCAGCCCCTGGGACCGCACCTCGATCACCACCGCGGGCGGGGCCCGCGCCGAGCTGGACACGCTGCGCGCGCGGCCGGGCGTCAGCCTGGTGTGGGTGCAGCTGCGTGAGGCGGGCAGCGTCGCGGGCGACCGCCCGGAGAGCCTGCGCGGACTGTGGGACGGGCGCGTACCGGAGCTCGGGTCGCAGCTCGCGGCCGGTTCGCCGGTGCGTGACGGCTTCGCGTACACGAAGGACGAGGTCGTCGCGACGGTGGCGGGGCTGCTGGAGCGGTTCCGGCCGACGTTCGTACGGACCCTGGACCCGACGCCGGGCGTCCGGGACGGGGACGGCGCGCTCTCCGACCACCAGGACCACATGTACGGCGCGCGGTTCGCCCAGGCAGCGCTGGAGCGGTACGCGCGCACGCCGGGGCATCCGGCGACCGGCGTGCAGACGTACCTGGGGTACGCGACGGGCGGTCTGCCGCACAGCCTCGACCCGGCGACGGCGCGGGAGAAGCTGCGGTCGCTGGAGACCTACGCCTGGCTGGACCTGGAGGACCACTGCGGGGACCCGGCGGGGTGCGGCGACCGCAAGGTGGCGGCCCGGCCGGCCGGGCGCGACTGGGCGCAGTCGATCCGGTACACGCGCGGCGAGTCCACCTCCTGGCTGCGGCGCGGCGGCGACGGCACGCTGTACGCGTTCGGCGTGCTGGACGGGCGGCTGGCGGTGTGGCGCAAGCCCGTCGGCGCCGCCTGGACGGGGCCCCTGCTGCTGCCGGACGGCGGGCTCGACGGGTCCGTGACGACGGTGGCGCTGCCCGACGGCCGCGTCGCCGCCTTCGGCACGCGCACCCGGCTCGACCCGTACCGCCGTGAGGTCGGGTACGTCGTCCAGGGCGCGCCGGGCGGGCCGTTCGGGCCGTGGCGGTCGCTGGGCACGCCCGAGCCCGACGACGCGGCGGGCACGTCCGACATCAGCCGCCCGGCCGTGCTCGTGGACCGCGCCGGCGCCCTGTCGGTGTTCGTGCGGGACGCGCGCCACCGGCTGGCGGTGACCTCCGGTACGGCGGGCGGCGACTGGTCGGGGTGGGCGGTCGCCGGCGGGAGCGGGGTGCACGGCGACCCCGTGGCGGTGGCGGACGCCGCCGGCCGCGGGTACGTCTTCGCCGCCACGGCCGACTCGGTGCTGGCCTGGACGCGGGGCGCCCTGGGCGGGACGCCCACCGGGCCGGTGGCGACGGGGCTGCCGGCGACGACGGTCGCGCTGGGCGCCGCGCCGGACGGCGAGGGGGTGGGGCTGTGGTTCCGCAGGCCCGACTCCGGCGACGTGCGCGTGGCCCGCTTCGCGGCGGGCTCCGGCCGGCCGTCGGCGGTCCGGGACGTACCGGGCTCCGGCGGGTACGGGGCGGTCAGCGCCGAGGGCGGGCGGCTCGCCGCACGCGGCCGCGCGGGCGGCCTGGCCACGGCCCCGAACGCCCGGGGCGGGGCGTGGCGCACTGCGGGGCCGCTCTTCGCCGGCGCCCCGGCGGGGGTGGCCGACGGGGTGGCGGTCGTGGGGCTCGACGGCCGGCTGCTGTGGACGGCCACGGGCGGGCCGACCAGAATCGGTCCATGAACTGGACATTGGAAGTGGTCAACCTGCCCGTCTCGGACCTCGACCGGGCCAAGGAGTTCTACGCCGACCGGTGCGGCTTCCACGTCGACGTGGACACGGAGGTCGCCCCGGGGGTGCGCGTCATCCAGCTGACCCCGCCGGGCTCACGCTGCTCGATCGCCCTCCACAGCGGCATGCCCCCGGCCCCCGAGCAGCACCGCCCGGCCCCGGGCACGGTGCACGGCCTGCAGCTGTGCGTGGTCGACATCGAGGCGGCCCGCGAACAGCTCGTGTCCCGGGGCGTAGAGGTCAGCGCCGTACAACACCTGGGCCCGGGCGGCTGGTCGGAGGGCAAGGGCGGCACGTGGAACGCGTGGCTCTTCTTCCACGACCCGGACGGCAACGGCTGGGCGGTCCAGGAGGTCCCCTCGGAACTCGCCGACCGGTAACCGCCGGGGCCGTCCGTCCGGTACGCGCCCGCACCGGACGGCGGCGCGTACCGGGCGGGGCGCGTACCGGACGGGGCGCGTACCGGACGGGGCGCGTACCGGGACGGAGGCGCGTACCGTCCGCTTACAGCACCGGCAGGTTCTTGCGGAGCTCGAAGGCGGTGACCTCGGAGCGGTACTCCTCCCACTCCTGCTTCTTGTTGCGCAGGAAGAAGTCGAAGACGTGCTCGCCGAGGGTCTCCGCGACCAGTTCGCTGCGCTCCATCAGGGAGATGGCCTCGCCGAGGTTCTGCGGGAGGGGTTCGATGCCCATCGCGCGGCGTTCGGCGTCGGACAGGGCCCACACGTCGTCGTCGGCGCCGGCCGGGAGCTCGTAGCCCTCCTCGATGCCCTTCAGGCCCGCGGCGAGGAGGACGGCGTAGGTGAGGTACGGGTTGGCGCCGGAGTCGATCGAGCGGACCTCCACCCGGGAGGAGCCGGTCTTTCCGGGCTTGTACATGGGGACGCGGATCAGCGCGGAGCGGTTGTTGTGGCCCCAGCAGATGTACGAGGGCGCCTCGCCGCCGGAGCCGGCGGTGCGGGTGGAGCCGCCCCAGATGCGCTTGTAGGAGTTGACCCACTGGTTGGTGACGGCGGAGATCTCCGCCGCGTGGCGCAGCAGGCCGGCGATGAAGGAGCGGCCGACCTTGGAGAGCTGGTACTCGGCGCCGGACTCGTAGAAGGCGTTGCGGTCGCCCTCGAAGAGGGAGAGGTGGGTGTGCATGCCGGAGCCGGGGTACTCCGAGAACGGCTTGGGCATGAACGTCGCCTGCACGCCCTGCTCCAGCGCCACCTGCTTCATGACCAGGCGGAACGTCATGATGTTGTCGGCGGTGGACAGGGCGTCGGCGTAGCGCAGGTCGATCTCCTGCTGGCCGGGGGCGCCCTCGTGGTGGGAGAACTCCACCGAGATGCCCATCGACTCCAGCATGGTGATGGCCTGGCGGCGGAAGTCCATGCCGACGTTCTGCGGGGTGTGGTCGAAGTAGCCGGAGCTGTCGGCGGGGGTCGGGCGGGTGCCGTCGACGGGCTTGTCCTTCAGCAGGAAGAACTCGATCTCCGGGTGGGTGTAGAAGGTGAAGCCCAGGTCGGAGGTCTTGGCGAGGATGCGCTTGAGGACGTAGCGGGGGTCGGCGAACGACGGGGAGCCGTCGGGCATGAGGATGTCGCAGAACATCCGGGCCGTGCCGGGGGCCTCGGCCCGCCACGGCAGGATCTGGAAGGTGCCCGGGTCCGGCTTGGCGATCATGTCGGACTCGTAGACGCGCGCGAAGCCCTCGATGGCGGATCCGTCGAAGCCGATGCCCTCGTCGAAGGCCTGCTCCAGTTCGGCGGGGGCCACCGCGACCGACTTGAGGAAGCCGAGCACGTCGGTGAACCACAGGCGCACGAAGCGGATGTCGCGCTCCTCGAGCGTTCGGAGCACGAATTCCTGCTGCTTGTCCATTTCCACACCCATCCTCGCTGATCAGGGCCAGCATGCCACCACACGGTTTCGTGCGCGTTGCGAACCCATAGTGCCTGGCCCGGTGTGGCGTGCGTAACGTCAGGTGGCGTGGAGGCGGGTGGCGGCGGGTGCGCGCAGACTGGGGCCATGGACCGTGCCGCTGCCGTACTGCCCGGCGCCCGGCCTCCCGGCTGGCTGCGCCTGATGCCGTGGCTGCTGCTGGCGGCGGTGCTGTTGGCCCAGCTGGCCACGCCGGAGACGGTGCAGATGGGGTTCGCCTTCGCCGTCGTGGCGCCGCTGACGTCGCTGGTGTACGGGGTGTGGGGGACGTCCCTGGTGTCGGCGGTGATGACGGGGCTGCTGTTGGTGCCGGAGGTGCGGGCCGCGCACGTGACGAGCGGTGACGTGCTGGCGTTCGCGCTGATCGGGGCGGTGAGCGCGTTCCTGGCGTGGGTGCGGGCCCGGCGCGACGCGCAGCTGGTGTCGGTGCGGACGGTCGCGGAGGCCGCGCAGTTCGCGGTGCTTCCGCCGCTGCCGCCACGGGTCGGGCGGGTGCGGTGCGGTGCGCTGTACCGGGCCGCGGAGCGCACCGCGCTGGTGGGCGGCGACCTGTACGACGTGCAGAGCGGGCCGTACGGGGTGCGGGCGGTGGTGGCGGACGTGCAGGGGCACGGGTTGTCGGCGGTCGCCACGGTCGCGGCGCTGCTCGGCACCTTCCGCGAGGCGGTGCTGGACGAGCCGGAGCTGTCGGGGGTGGCCGCCCGGCTGGACCGCCGGCTGGTGGTGGACTCGGCGCGGCAGGAGAAGTCGGAGCTGTTCGCGACGGCCGTCCTGGTCGAGCTGCCGGGCGACGGCGGCTGCCCCGGCGGGGACGGGGAGGGCGGGGAGGTCGCGGCGCGGGTGCTGAGCTGCGGCCATCCGCCGCCGCTGCTGGTGACGGAGGGCGGCGTGCGGGAGGTGGCGATGGAGTCGGGCCCGCCGCTCGGCCTGGGCCTGGCCGACTTCCGGGCGCCGGGGACGGCGACGGTACCGCTGGACCCGTCGTGCGTGCTGCTCGCGCACACGGACGGGGTGACGGAGGCGCGGGACGCGGACGGGGTGTTCTACCCGCTGGCGGAACGGATCGTGCCGGACCTCGACCCGGTGGCACTGGTGCGCGCGGTGTGGCGCGACCTGTCGTCGTACACGGGCCGGGTCGCCGACGACGTGGCGCTGCTCGCGCTGCGGGTGACGCGCGGCGAGTGAGGCCCCGTGCGGCCCGCGCCCGGTCGCGGGGCCGGGGGGCCGCGTCCAGAATGGAGGTGCTCGGGGAGACGACGCACGCCGTTCCACGGAGGTACGCACCCTCATGACCACCGCCCGAGACATCATGCACCCCGGGGCCCACTGGATCCCCTCCCACGAGACCCTCGACCGCGCCGCGCAGCTGATGCGCGAGCACGACGTCGGCGCGCTGCCCATCGCGGACGAGAACGAGCGGCTCTGCGGCATCGTCACGGACCGCGACATCGTCCTCAAGTGCGTGGCGGCGGGCCACGACCCGTCGCGTGTCACGTGCGGCGACGTCGCGGAGGGCACGCCGCGCTGGATCGACGCGCGGGCGGACGTGGACGAGGTGCTGCGCGAGATGCAGGGCCACCGGATCAAGCGGCTGCCGGTCATCGAGAACAAGCGGCTCGTCGGCATCATCAGCGAGGCGGACCTCGCCCGGCACCTGCCCGACGACAAGGTCGCGGAGTTCGCCCAGGGCGTGTACGCCCGCGCCTGACCCCGAGCCCGCTCGCCCCGCCCCACCGCCCGCGCTCAGGGCGGTGGGGCGGGGCGGGCGCGCACCCGCAGGGCGGCCGCGGCCGGCCGCGCCGCCTCCTCCGAGGTGCCCCCGCTCGCGCCGCGGCGGTACGGGACGGCTCGGCGGTACGGGACGACGGCTCGGCGGGACGCGACCCTCAGCGGTGCAGGACCGCCGCGGCGACCGCGTCGGGGCGGTCCAGCATCATCAGGTGGCCCGCGTCCCGGACGACGGTGAGGCGGGTGTCCAGGGCGCGGGCGAGGCCGCGCTGACGGGCCGTCCAGCGGTCGTCCGCCCGCGGCGAACCGGGCGCGGCGAGTACCGCGACGGGCAGCGCGGCGGGCAGCGGGCACCGCGCGCGCACCGCCGCCAGTTCGGCGGCGACCGCCGTGTAGTGCGCGTTCTCCAGCAGCGCGCCGCGCAGCACCCGGCGGGTGCGGTAGCAGCGGCGTACCGGCTCGGCGGGTGCCGGGTCCGGCGCGTGGCCGGCGCGGGAGAGGCGGACCGCCGCGCGGCGGGCGGCCGGGCCGAGCGCGGCCGGTACGCCCACGGCGGCCAGGGCCGTACCGGCGGCGAGCGCCGCGGCGGTGCGCAGCGCCGGGGCGCGCGGGGGTCGGGGGGCCTCCTCGACGGACGAGTCGACCAGGACCAGCCCCGCCGTCCGCGCCGGGTGCAGCCGGGCGAACGCCTCGGTGTGGAAGCCGGCGAGGGAGTGGCCGACGACGGTGGCGGGCTCCCCGGCCAGGCCGAGCGCGTCCAGGAGGGCGGCGATCCGCGCGGCCTCGCCGCGAGCGGTGGGGGCCGCCGCGGCGGGGCCGCTCAGCCCGTGCCCCGGCCGGTCGAACCGGACGACCGTGCGGTGCGGGGCGAGCAGCGGCACCACCGGGTCCCAGTCGAACCAGCACAGCGCGAGCCCGGCGCTCAGCACGCACACCGGTCCGCTGCCGGTGACGGTCACGTGGTGGGGCACTCCGCCGACGCGGACGAAGCGGCTCCCCGGCGGGGCTCCGCTCATCCCGCGCGCTCCGCCCGCCGCTCGGGGGGCTCGACCCGCCGCCCTCGCTCCGCCACCTCGTCCCGGTGGGTGGGTCGGGCCCCGCCGGCCCCGTCCGCCTGCCCGGGCCGCTCCCGGTCGCCGGCCCCCTCCGCCCGGCCGGGCCGCTCCCGGTCGGCGGTGGGCCGCCACGGCAGGGCCCGGGCCAGCAGGAGCAGCCAGACGGCGAGCAGCAGCAGCTGCAGCCGCTGGCCGGCGCCCAGCGCCCAGTGGCCCCGCTCGGCCTCGAACGCCGCGACCGCCGCGAGCGTCCAGGCCGTCGCGGCGAGTACGAGGGGGACGAGGAGCGGGCCGGTACGGGCGAGGAGCGGCCACCAGCCGTAGCGGCGGGCCGCGACGGTGAGCGCGACGACCGCCGTGACGGCGCCGGCCATGGCGAGCGTGGAACTCACGGCGTGCGCGGTGTGCGTGGCCGGGACCAGGCCGGCGTCCTCGCGGGCGACGCACGCGGCGTCGACAGTGGGCGCGCAGCTGAGCGGCAGCCGCGAGTCGGCGGCGGTGGCGGCCCCGAACACCGCGAGGGCCGCCCAGCCTGCCACCGCCCAGAAGCGGCGCTCGACCGCCGTCAGGGCCAGCAGCGCGGCGGCGAGCAGCAGCACGCCGGCGACCAGGTCGGTGGTGCGGAAGACGGTGCCCAGGGGCTGGTCGGTGGCGGCGAGTTCGCTGACGTACGACTGCACCGGGTCCAGGCCCGTGTGCAGCGGAAGTTCGGCGAGCCAGGCGCTGTAGGTCAGGGCCCCGAGGACGAGGAGGACGGCCACGCACCGGAGCCGGGCGGTCCGGCGGGGGCGCGGCGGCGTCATGGATCCATGATCGGCGCGGCCCGCACGCCCCGCAAGGGGGGTGCCCGCCGGGTTCGAGGGAGGGGGTCCGCCGCCGTCCCCGCGCCGGGAGCCGCCGCCGTCCGCCGGCCGGGGGCCACCGCCGTCCCCGGGCCGGGGGCGCTCCGCCGCTCCCCGCGTGCCGCGCTCCCCACGCCCGGGCGTCAGAAGGTGACCCGGGCGGCGATGGGCAGGTGGTCGCTGTCCGTGCGGGGCAGGGACCAGGAGGCGACCGGTTCGACGCCGCGGACGAGGATCTGGTCGATGCGGGCCATCGGGAACGCCGCCGGCCAGCTGAAGCCCATGCCGTCGCCGGCCGCCCCCTGGGTGGAGCGCAGCTGCGAGGTGACCGCGTTGAGCGAGCGGTCGTTCATGGTGCCGTTGAGGTCGCCGAGGAGGATGACGCGGCGCTCGGGCTCCTGGGCGATGGCCTGGCCGAGCTGGTCGGCGCTGCGGTCGCGCTGGTTGGCGGTGAAGCCGGCCTTCAGCTTGACCCGCACGGACGGCAGGTGGGCGACGTACACGGCGACCGGTCCGTCCGGGGCGGCGACGGTGGTGCGCATCGCGCGGGTCCAGCCCATGCGGATGTCGACCGGCCGGCTGTCGCCCAGGGGGTACCGGCTCCACACACCGACCGTGCCGCGCACGGAGTGGTGCGGGTAGGCGTCGGCGAGCGCCGCCTCGTACACCGGGACCATGCCGGGCTTGAGCTCCACCAGGGCCAGCACGTCCGCCCCGGACCCGGCGACGGCGCGGGCCGTGCCCTCGGGGTCGGGGTTGTCGGCGTTGACATTGTGGGTGACGACCGTGAGGTCCCCGCCGGGGCCGTTCTTGTCGGTGACGAGGCCGCCGAAGAGGTTCGCCCACACGATCGCCGGGACGAGGACCGCGATGAGGGCGGTGGCGGAGCGGCGCAGCAGGGCCAGGCCCGCGAGGACCGGGACGAAGAGGCCGAACCAGGGCAGGAACGTCTCGATGAGGCTGCCCGTGTTGCCGATGTCGTTGGGGATGTGGCGGTGCAGCACCATCAGGAGCGCGAGCAGCAGCGCCGACACCGAGACCACCGTGCCGCGCCGCCAGATCCCCGGGTCGCGCCGCCAGCGGTCGACCACCGAGCGGACCCGGGATCCGGCGCGCCGCTCTTCCGCGGTGCCGTTCCCCGTCTCCGTCATGTCGTCCGCCTGCGCCATTCCCTCGTCCTCACGTGCTGCTGGTTCCGCCGTACCGGACCACGACCCTAGGCGATCACGGAACGGCCGTACTGAGTCAGGGACGAACCCGCCACCGTGTGGGGTTCCTGGGGTTGCGGTCGATGCGCCGGTTGTGACGAAACGCGCACACTTCCGACCCGGGGCCGGTGCGGGCCGGCCGGGGGTACGGGGCGGTACGCGCGGGTCCGCGGGTGGTGCCACCGGCCGGCGGGGTGGTCCTCACGGGCCCGTGGCGGGCGGGTCCGCCGCCGCGCCGGCGAGGACGGCGTCGACGACCCGGGCGGGCAGGTCCTCGTCGAGCGGGGTGTCCGGGGCGACGAAGGCGCGGAGCAGGACGGGGCCCACGAACAGGTCGCCGAGCAGCTCGACGTCCGCGTCGGGGCGGATCTCGCCGGTCCCGACGCCCCGCCGCAGTACGTCGAGAGTGGCGCGGCGGTGCGGTTGGAGCACGGCCCGGCGATAGGCGTCCCAGAGCCGGGGGTAGCCGCGGAGCTGGGCGAAGACGGTGTGCAGGACGGCGGAGGAGCGTTTGGCGGCGCCGCGCCGGCGCACCGCTTCCAGGAGCGCGACGAGGTCGTCGCGCACGGAGGTCCCGGG
This portion of the Streptomyces changanensis genome encodes:
- a CDS encoding PP2C family protein-serine/threonine phosphatase, yielding MDRAAAVLPGARPPGWLRLMPWLLLAAVLLAQLATPETVQMGFAFAVVAPLTSLVYGVWGTSLVSAVMTGLLLVPEVRAAHVTSGDVLAFALIGAVSAFLAWVRARRDAQLVSVRTVAEAAQFAVLPPLPPRVGRVRCGALYRAAERTALVGGDLYDVQSGPYGVRAVVADVQGHGLSAVATVAALLGTFREAVLDEPELSGVAARLDRRLVVDSARQEKSELFATAVLVELPGDGGCPGGDGEGGEVAARVLSCGHPPPLLVTEGGVREVAMESGPPLGLGLADFRAPGTATVPLDPSCVLLAHTDGVTEARDADGVFYPLAERIVPDLDPVALVRAVWRDLSSYTGRVADDVALLALRVTRGE
- a CDS encoding endonuclease/exonuclease/phosphatase family protein, whose product is MVDRWRRDPGIWRRGTVVSVSALLLALLMVLHRHIPNDIGNTGSLIETFLPWFGLFVPVLAGLALLRRSATALIAVLVPAIVWANLFGGLVTDKNGPGGDLTVVTHNVNADNPDPEGTARAVAGSGADVLALVELKPGMVPVYEAALADAYPHHSVRGTVGVWSRYPLGDSRPVDIRMGWTRAMRTTVAAPDGPVAVYVAHLPSVRVKLKAGFTANQRDRSADQLGQAIAQEPERRVILLGDLNGTMNDRSLNAVTSQLRSTQGAAGDGMGFSWPAAFPMARIDQILVRGVEPVASWSLPRTDSDHLPIAARVTF
- a CDS encoding CBS domain-containing protein; translation: MTTARDIMHPGAHWIPSHETLDRAAQLMREHDVGALPIADENERLCGIVTDRDIVLKCVAAGHDPSRVTCGDVAEGTPRWIDARADVDEVLREMQGHRIKRLPVIENKRLVGIISEADLARHLPDDKVAEFAQGVYARA
- a CDS encoding DUF998 domain-containing protein, producing MTPPRPRRTARLRCVAVLLVLGALTYSAWLAELPLHTGLDPVQSYVSELAATDQPLGTVFRTTDLVAGVLLLAAALLALTAVERRFWAVAGWAALAVFGAATAADSRLPLSCAPTVDAACVAREDAGLVPATHTAHAVSSTLAMAGAVTAVVALTVAARRYGWWPLLARTGPLLVPLVLAATAWTLAAVAAFEAERGHWALGAGQRLQLLLLAVWLLLLARALPWRPTADRERPGRAEGAGDRERPGQADGAGGARPTHRDEVAERGRRVEPPERRAERAG
- a CDS encoding PIG-L family deacetylase translates to MPAFPLFSPGSLLDLPKGTSVSRPVRLLPRRAALAAGSLAVLAGVTSGALLLAGGASTASDVPSRGVPEEVAVKPVRTDGGAVMQIVSHPDDDLFFMNPDTARTIAASRSLTSVYLTAGESDGRNARRQDPQPPADKAAYAEARQNGIRAAYAEMATGNRTSPWDRTSITTAGGARAELDTLRARPGVSLVWVQLREAGSVAGDRPESLRGLWDGRVPELGSQLAAGSPVRDGFAYTKDEVVATVAGLLERFRPTFVRTLDPTPGVRDGDGALSDHQDHMYGARFAQAALERYARTPGHPATGVQTYLGYATGGLPHSLDPATAREKLRSLETYAWLDLEDHCGDPAGCGDRKVAARPAGRDWAQSIRYTRGESTSWLRRGGDGTLYAFGVLDGRLAVWRKPVGAAWTGPLLLPDGGLDGSVTTVALPDGRVAAFGTRTRLDPYRREVGYVVQGAPGGPFGPWRSLGTPEPDDAAGTSDISRPAVLVDRAGALSVFVRDARHRLAVTSGTAGGDWSGWAVAGGSGVHGDPVAVADAAGRGYVFAATADSVLAWTRGALGGTPTGPVATGLPATTVALGAAPDGEGVGLWFRRPDSGDVRVARFAAGSGRPSAVRDVPGSGGYGAVSAEGGRLAARGRAGGLATAPNARGGAWRTAGPLFAGAPAGVADGVAVVGLDGRLLWTATGGPTRIGP
- a CDS encoding VOC family protein, with the translated sequence MNWTLEVVNLPVSDLDRAKEFYADRCGFHVDVDTEVAPGVRVIQLTPPGSRCSIALHSGMPPAPEQHRPAPGTVHGLQLCVVDIEAAREQLVSRGVEVSAVQHLGPGGWSEGKGGTWNAWLFFHDPDGNGWAVQEVPSELADR
- a CDS encoding glutamine synthetase family protein, with amino-acid sequence MDKQQEFVLRTLEERDIRFVRLWFTDVLGFLKSVAVAPAELEQAFDEGIGFDGSAIEGFARVYESDMIAKPDPGTFQILPWRAEAPGTARMFCDILMPDGSPSFADPRYVLKRILAKTSDLGFTFYTHPEIEFFLLKDKPVDGTRPTPADSSGYFDHTPQNVGMDFRRQAITMLESMGISVEFSHHEGAPGQQEIDLRYADALSTADNIMTFRLVMKQVALEQGVQATFMPKPFSEYPGSGMHTHLSLFEGDRNAFYESGAEYQLSKVGRSFIAGLLRHAAEISAVTNQWVNSYKRIWGGSTRTAGSGGEAPSYICWGHNNRSALIRVPMYKPGKTGSSRVEVRSIDSGANPYLTYAVLLAAGLKGIEEGYELPAGADDDVWALSDAERRAMGIEPLPQNLGEAISLMERSELVAETLGEHVFDFFLRNKKQEWEEYRSEVTAFELRKNLPVL
- a CDS encoding alpha/beta fold hydrolase, with translation MSGAPPGSRFVRVGGVPHHVTVTGSGPVCVLSAGLALCWFDWDPVVPLLAPHRTVVRFDRPGHGLSGPAAAAPTARGEAARIAALLDALGLAGEPATVVGHSLAGFHTEAFARLHPARTAGLVLVDSSVEEAPRPPRAPALRTAAALAAGTALAAVGVPAALGPAARRAAVRLSRAGHAPDPAPAEPVRRCYRTRRVLRGALLENAHYTAVAAELAAVRARCPLPAALPVAVLAAPGSPRADDRWTARQRGLARALDTRLTVVRDAGHLMMLDRPDAVAAAVLHR